A region of Ferruginibacter albus DNA encodes the following proteins:
- a CDS encoding recombination protein NinG produces MALVSIKYLKNCKICGDKFFSTRNHAITCSPRCRFILYKSKLDIEDFISQIDYKIIKISNEKLKLKADYVESCKMKDTKGNIFELIDGFVDSSEIIKIFIFRNKALRYLETWFDYEMEDLSVKFYAF; encoded by the coding sequence ATGGCATTAGTTAGTATCAAATATTTGAAAAATTGCAAGATCTGTGGTGATAAATTTTTTTCAACAAGAAATCATGCAATAACATGTTCTCCAAGATGCAGATTCATCTTATATAAATCAAAGCTAGATATAGAGGATTTTATTAGTCAAATTGATTATAAAATAATTAAAATAAGTAATGAAAAATTAAAACTTAAAGCTGATTATGTAGAAAGCTGTAAAATGAAAGACACAAAGGGAAATATATTTGAGCTAATTGATGGCTTTGTTGATTCTTCAGAAATTATTAAAATATTTATCTTTCGAAATAAAGCATTAAGATATTTGGAAACCTGGTTTGATTACGAAATGGAAGATTTATCAGTTAAATTTTATGCATTTTAG
- a CDS encoding CHAP domain-containing protein, translating into MPSTAKQLLDRARSLLGRHVTYKLGQGGFNPDQVPDQFNGTQLDCSGFVAWCLGINRHIANQFYATINGENGRGWFETSAVYKDAQNSAGILTQITNPIPGCIAVYGDYSIDGINHQGHIGIITEVDIYHKPIKVIHCSASNYNTTGDAVQENASQALINNNKVIFAWVDALPNESHDPINIENLFSKFRPDLKREITEKNYLSVNKQRKECFPLFEYRKPNKLIYQSFYYPEENSFFFQSKAAICADGAPNAYKIGDMGIDYLANAGKPPYKNAPTDSNLNSWQWYGIVTDKENNPIVQSAEEPAPSFFVSQTAQGNWQEFPDTDQRCYVNANEIPYIVLPSNKGHGARLGDFAYVVDKKTQNHIPAIFSEIGPQNKLGEMSIKAAQMLGINANPKTGGSNRKDFFYIVFLNSGNNKPRTYNEIVENATNLFEQWGGLKRVSEIGDISV; encoded by the coding sequence ATGCCTTCTACAGCGAAACAACTATTGGATAGAGCAAGAAGTTTATTGGGTCGACACGTTACCTACAAACTAGGTCAGGGTGGTTTTAATCCAGATCAAGTACCCGATCAATTCAATGGAACACAATTAGATTGTAGCGGGTTCGTTGCGTGGTGTTTGGGAATTAATAGGCATATTGCCAACCAATTTTATGCAACAATAAATGGCGAAAACGGAAGAGGATGGTTTGAAACATCAGCTGTTTATAAAGATGCTCAAAACTCCGCAGGTATACTTACCCAAATTACAAATCCAATACCGGGATGCATCGCAGTTTACGGTGATTATTCAATCGATGGGATTAATCATCAAGGGCATATTGGGATAATTACAGAAGTTGACATATACCATAAGCCAATAAAAGTTATTCATTGTTCAGCTTCAAATTATAATACTACTGGTGATGCTGTTCAGGAAAATGCAAGCCAGGCTCTTATAAATAATAATAAAGTAATTTTTGCATGGGTTGATGCACTGCCTAATGAATCACATGATCCAATTAATATAGAAAATTTATTCTCAAAATTTCGTCCCGATCTTAAACGTGAAATAACAGAGAAAAACTATTTATCGGTTAACAAACAGAGAAAAGAATGCTTTCCGCTTTTTGAATATAGGAAACCTAATAAGCTTATATACCAAAGCTTTTACTATCCTGAAGAAAATAGCTTTTTTTTTCAGTCAAAGGCAGCAATATGTGCAGATGGCGCGCCCAATGCATATAAGATAGGAGATATGGGAATTGATTATTTAGCAAATGCGGGAAAACCTCCATATAAAAATGCTCCCACCGATAGTAATTTAAACTCATGGCAATGGTATGGGATTGTAACTGATAAAGAAAACAACCCCATCGTTCAGAGTGCAGAAGAGCCGGCACCTAGTTTCTTTGTATCACAAACAGCTCAAGGAAATTGGCAGGAGTTTCCGGATACTGATCAACGATGTTATGTTAATGCTAATGAAATACCGTACATAGTACTTCCTTCAAATAAAGGTCATGGGGCCAGACTTGGTGATTTTGCATATGTAGTTGACAAAAAGACTCAAAACCATATTCCTGCAATTTTCTCAGAGATCGGTCCACAAAATAAACTTGGAGAGATGTCTATCAAGGCTGCACAAATGTTAGGGATTAATGCAAATCCTAAAACAGGCGGCTCTAATAGAAAAGATTTTTTTTATATAGTCTTTCTCAACAGTGGAAACAACAAACCAAGAACATATAATGAAATTGTTGAAAATGCAACCAATCTTTTTGAACAATGGGGCGGCTTAAAACGAGTATCTGAAATTGGAGATATTAGTGTTTGA
- a CDS encoding coiled-coil domain-containing protein has product MGIPSKISRRKFVADTTLSAFALSPLVTFLAGCIGVDEGFLFNGFKDDDFHFFDNNLTNLHFYFINAKINKKQLVLKTGLECYMIVKIPQQHISEELLSEKDFNDNYLNKNKNVTSKISGFSYLAFTLFPGTSINEKRRIELSDINTLLDWNNKKYYELIIPSASQYHKFNGDTNIPPDTIANGLTNFKKSGNPLEIDDNINNYKTEKEEDKIIAFYKHICQTLFNVGEENFPITLLEIPQGLFLTPYSGQDTGKQVKTVFSKPAVEIKRFVYNSSKGKVIRSVQEIWNTQMWFQQFENNKAFGDRYDPSLRPAGFTNSTEICTDDNNTPIPCPPAKGDCEKSNFNFLPTFIDKQELTYISNLGRENAYNEGPEWNIETKGLTFTGLGAIAKFHYKNYTPPAGTSLAEYEHHITLGRDEYIKVARIGVISCTGQRALHVKIGQRKIEQGISYMEFKEYVEIIEKEIVYFDPGLFIPGDPNPSEPYNYIQVRKSLKKPSTIVHSYDDIYDGNDNSIKENDVWDDREIWGLNELPENWNTHYKRWMFQKVVSTSTVSKPIKTDLPEACAYPLSDCAQAFWGVLEIEEDGIHKDCFMDFTGYDWNNKEIKFSSSFLFIRKDIIETGKSVFATEIFKKLFFDQPLIRRQINFINSEIAFTKDFIPAYQSNNNQEQLQNKSNVAKTDFVEYYFSLCLESSGETLEYDAANKKVKDSGKIVNVSSVFNERIFPLYPQVKRAQLYIDNIQSYSDQPLVSIIEYNEDFVKYGYQGFVRKPPPDCSIIVNENGKPSIYNKARLIFNHTEKFIRDAEDVLHFNGETKKWEQTTLTGAYTKIKQAFSGAGDKIGGLINPDFDIQCIGLVKQSISVGKKINEKYKNASDSLDKIERFNPGDLLRQAPEIFKGISLLDILKEVFPEYEAPVNDIKNVAGQIEGQLDSLPILKKIQDYNNKFQESINAAKQEIENLKAEIDDTVKKINDAENEIKLLKDQLNDQFQFSDIQNLINNKVEEYKNYFANGYNDIINQISIDVDKAIDFVITQVIKSIEKLLKAITDYDPIDPDLKDTALTNPRNRNQIYAFFTDQLLIDLGKGVDEDKKAINIVTSFVSFLFDGNGENADIKKYKDLVFDNKGNFKKYDDIKQEITKIIKEGNSSLIDIYNSYKEAAQQEIDSKAALILNKISIDQYNTVYDDLQKSLKIYNDVLDVKQKKRNAIKTLLSDLKNTQSKIIYQYERQISVQLAKLDNIYDLVLGSELFYWIDKYETLKKDYNALQSKVGSKKDKLGDAVLDITAIINNNNLNTLRDTVQKAWTDLQTKCANDYKLFLDAENSNGSSKGNFLKLINDKVALHQNEITEYLSSIFYPQIVQANEVFNKIKEKEKSIEDKVKGELVGFKKDLRDRQTEYENKLNKFIDTAAKNVIEQVQKFITYLNDQILNDPSKVELINDLAEAKDLYNKLAALTKKEVNFNWQTASIKNADFGIVAFLASDNPKTTFSVNVKNVIYFQPNKFPLVVSKVETLAENKLNNFGLSLFRSMIINFNEVSFSAGTNQKPKFEVKIRDVQFAGALSFVQAFESWLQSLMGDAFRLKIQPTNVNIGYTLPIPSIKTPGFNFFNLTLNFDFWLYFDNKPLQLGFSLARKDDKFGMAVGIYAGFGFFGLIAEPKRGITEIEIGFEFGGYFGLSLGPLRGEVKLVVGLYYKKDDTGITIEGYFLCEGRVQLWFVMINARFYMGIKSQNNYVEGRCTVSYEIKLGCFFKLSFQASYYKKIAGATPGNDASDGNQQNAQLVSHAAMLLPVDKRRGLVNMDSTDSLNRSQNTIKRTVIPLSKKEWLDYLQSYN; this is encoded by the coding sequence ATGGGTATTCCTTCAAAAATATCACGTCGTAAATTTGTAGCGGATACTACTCTCTCTGCTTTTGCGCTTTCGCCACTTGTTACTTTTTTAGCAGGTTGCATTGGGGTTGATGAAGGTTTCTTATTCAACGGATTCAAAGATGATGATTTTCATTTTTTTGATAACAATTTAACCAATCTTCATTTTTATTTTATCAATGCAAAAATTAATAAGAAACAATTGGTTCTTAAAACGGGCTTAGAATGTTACATGATCGTTAAAATCCCTCAGCAACATATTTCTGAAGAATTGTTATCAGAGAAGGATTTTAATGATAACTATTTAAATAAAAACAAAAACGTCACTTCAAAAATTTCAGGATTTTCCTATTTAGCATTTACATTGTTTCCCGGAACTTCAATTAACGAAAAAAGGCGGATTGAATTAAGCGATATAAACACTTTGCTTGATTGGAACAATAAAAAATACTACGAGTTAATTATACCTTCTGCGAGCCAATATCATAAGTTTAATGGAGATACTAATATACCACCAGATACAATAGCTAATGGGCTAACTAATTTTAAAAAATCAGGAAATCCATTAGAAATTGATGATAATATTAATAACTATAAAACGGAAAAAGAGGAAGATAAAATAATAGCCTTTTACAAGCATATCTGCCAAACACTTTTTAATGTAGGGGAAGAAAATTTTCCAATAACATTACTTGAAATACCTCAAGGACTTTTTTTAACTCCTTATAGTGGCCAGGATACAGGAAAACAGGTAAAAACAGTTTTTTCCAAACCCGCTGTTGAGATAAAAAGATTTGTTTATAATTCTTCCAAAGGAAAAGTCATTCGATCGGTTCAGGAAATTTGGAATACTCAAATGTGGTTTCAGCAATTTGAAAATAATAAAGCATTTGGGGATAGGTATGATCCATCATTAAGACCTGCCGGCTTTACAAATTCTACTGAAATTTGTACAGATGATAATAACACACCAATACCATGTCCACCAGCAAAAGGAGACTGTGAAAAAAGCAATTTTAATTTTCTCCCCACATTTATAGATAAACAAGAACTAACGTATATATCAAATCTTGGAAGGGAAAATGCTTATAATGAAGGCCCGGAATGGAATATTGAAACAAAGGGGTTAACATTTACAGGCTTAGGAGCCATTGCCAAGTTTCATTATAAAAATTACACTCCTCCTGCCGGAACAAGCCTTGCGGAATACGAGCACCACATTACACTTGGTAGAGATGAATATATCAAAGTTGCAAGAATTGGAGTGATTTCTTGTACAGGGCAAAGGGCTTTGCATGTTAAAATAGGCCAACGAAAAATTGAACAGGGCATTTCCTACATGGAGTTTAAGGAGTATGTAGAAATTATAGAAAAAGAGATTGTTTATTTTGATCCTGGCTTATTTATTCCTGGCGACCCCAACCCGTCAGAACCCTATAATTATATTCAGGTAAGAAAAAGTTTAAAAAAACCTTCAACAATAGTTCATAGTTATGATGATATTTATGATGGCAATGATAATTCAATTAAGGAAAATGATGTTTGGGATGATCGGGAAATCTGGGGTTTGAATGAATTACCGGAAAACTGGAATACACATTATAAAAGATGGATGTTTCAAAAAGTAGTTTCTACAAGCACAGTAAGTAAACCAATAAAAACAGATTTACCGGAAGCCTGCGCTTATCCTCTTTCTGATTGTGCCCAGGCTTTTTGGGGGGTATTAGAAATAGAAGAAGACGGTATTCATAAAGATTGTTTTATGGATTTTACCGGGTATGATTGGAATAATAAGGAAATCAAATTTTCAAGCTCATTTCTTTTTATCCGGAAAGATATTATTGAAACAGGTAAGAGTGTTTTTGCAACCGAAATTTTTAAAAAACTGTTTTTTGATCAGCCTTTGATCAGGCGTCAAATTAATTTTATAAATTCTGAAATTGCTTTTACAAAAGATTTTATTCCAGCATACCAATCTAATAACAATCAAGAGCAATTGCAAAATAAGTCCAATGTAGCTAAAACAGATTTTGTAGAATACTATTTCAGTTTATGTTTAGAATCCTCTGGAGAGACATTAGAATACGATGCTGCTAATAAAAAGGTAAAGGATAGCGGTAAGATAGTTAATGTAAGTTCAGTTTTTAATGAACGGATTTTTCCATTATATCCACAAGTAAAAAGGGCTCAACTATATATCGATAACATTCAAAGTTATTCAGATCAACCTTTGGTCTCTATTATCGAATACAATGAGGATTTTGTTAAGTATGGCTACCAGGGCTTCGTAAGAAAACCGCCACCAGACTGTAGTATAATAGTCAATGAAAACGGCAAACCATCGATTTATAATAAAGCAAGATTGATTTTTAATCACACAGAAAAATTTATTCGTGATGCGGAAGATGTTTTACATTTTAATGGGGAAACAAAAAAATGGGAACAAACAACATTAACCGGAGCATATACTAAGATCAAGCAGGCCTTTTCGGGAGCGGGTGATAAGATCGGAGGTTTAATAAATCCTGATTTCGATATACAATGTATCGGACTTGTAAAACAAAGTATTTCAGTAGGCAAAAAGATTAATGAAAAATATAAAAATGCTTCAGACTCTTTAGATAAAATAGAAAGATTTAACCCTGGTGATTTATTAAGGCAAGCACCCGAAATATTTAAAGGGATTAGTCTTTTGGATATTTTAAAAGAAGTATTCCCAGAATACGAAGCGCCTGTAAATGATATAAAGAATGTTGCCGGCCAGATCGAGGGGCAATTAGACAGTTTACCAATCTTAAAAAAGATTCAGGATTATAATAACAAATTCCAGGAAAGTATCAATGCTGCAAAACAAGAAATAGAAAATTTAAAAGCGGAAATTGATGATACTGTAAAAAAGATCAATGATGCGGAAAACGAAATTAAACTGCTAAAAGATCAACTCAATGATCAGTTTCAATTTTCAGATATACAGAATTTGATCAATAATAAAGTTGAAGAGTATAAAAATTATTTTGCAAACGGCTACAATGATATCATTAACCAAATATCAATTGATGTTGATAAAGCTATTGATTTTGTTATAACGCAGGTAATAAAAAGTATAGAAAAGCTATTAAAAGCAATCACTGATTACGATCCTATAGATCCCGATTTAAAAGACACTGCTCTCACCAACCCAAGAAATAGAAACCAGATATATGCTTTTTTTACTGATCAGCTTTTGATTGATTTGGGTAAAGGAGTAGATGAAGATAAAAAGGCCATAAACATTGTAACCTCATTTGTGTCTTTTTTATTTGATGGCAATGGGGAAAATGCAGATATAAAAAAATACAAAGACCTTGTCTTTGATAATAAAGGAAATTTTAAAAAATATGATGATATAAAGCAAGAGATTACAAAAATAATCAAGGAAGGAAACTCTTCATTGATCGATATTTACAATTCATACAAAGAAGCTGCTCAACAGGAAATTGATAGCAAGGCAGCTTTGATCTTAAATAAAATATCGATTGATCAATATAATACAGTGTATGACGATCTTCAAAAATCCTTAAAAATCTATAACGATGTTTTAGACGTTAAACAAAAAAAGCGTAACGCTATAAAAACACTTTTAAGCGATCTTAAAAATACCCAATCAAAAATAATTTATCAATATGAAAGACAGATTTCAGTGCAGCTTGCCAAGCTTGATAATATTTATGACCTGGTTCTTGGCAGCGAACTATTTTATTGGATAGATAAATATGAAACTCTTAAAAAAGATTACAATGCACTTCAAAGTAAAGTAGGAAGCAAAAAAGATAAACTAGGGGACGCAGTTTTAGATATAACAGCAATAATCAATAATAATAATTTAAATACTCTCCGGGATACAGTTCAAAAAGCCTGGACTGATCTGCAAACAAAGTGCGCTAACGATTATAAGCTTTTTTTAGATGCTGAAAATTCTAATGGGTCGTCGAAAGGTAATTTTTTAAAACTTATTAATGATAAAGTAGCGTTGCATCAAAATGAAATAACTGAATATTTAAGCTCAATATTTTATCCTCAAATAGTACAGGCAAATGAAGTTTTTAACAAAATAAAAGAGAAAGAGAAAAGTATTGAAGACAAAGTGAAGGGTGAACTTGTTGGCTTTAAAAAAGATCTTAGAGACCGCCAAACGGAATATGAAAATAAGTTAAACAAGTTTATAGATACAGCAGCTAAAAACGTAATTGAACAAGTTCAAAAATTTATCACTTATCTAAATGATCAAATATTAAACGATCCTTCAAAAGTAGAGCTCATAAATGATCTGGCTGAAGCAAAAGACCTTTATAACAAACTTGCGGCTTTAACTAAAAAAGAAGTCAACTTCAATTGGCAAACTGCATCTATAAAAAATGCTGATTTTGGCATAGTAGCTTTTTTAGCTTCAGATAATCCTAAAACTACATTTTCAGTTAACGTTAAAAATGTAATCTACTTTCAGCCCAATAAATTTCCATTAGTAGTAAGCAAAGTAGAAACGCTTGCAGAAAATAAGCTGAACAATTTTGGGTTAAGCTTATTTAGGTCAATGATAATTAACTTTAATGAAGTTAGTTTTTCAGCAGGCACAAATCAAAAGCCAAAGTTTGAAGTAAAGATCAGGGACGTTCAGTTTGCCGGCGCACTGTCATTTGTACAAGCTTTTGAAAGTTGGCTACAGTCGCTCATGGGCGATGCATTTAGACTTAAAATTCAACCCACTAATGTAAATATTGGGTACACATTACCCATCCCCAGTATTAAAACTCCGGGCTTTAATTTCTTTAATCTCACTTTAAATTTTGATTTCTGGCTGTATTTTGATAATAAACCATTACAATTAGGCTTTTCATTGGCAAGAAAAGATGACAAGTTTGGAATGGCTGTAGGTATTTATGCAGGGTTTGGTTTTTTTGGTTTAATAGCTGAACCAAAAAGAGGAATTACAGAGATAGAAATAGGATTTGAATTTGGGGGATATTTCGGATTATCACTTGGTCCTTTGAGGGGAGAAGTAAAGCTTGTTGTTGGACTTTATTATAAAAAAGACGATACTGGAATAACTATCGAAGGATACTTTTTATGTGAAGGGAGAGTACAATTATGGTTTGTTATGATCAATGCTCGTTTTTATATGGGCATAAAAAGTCAAAACAATTATGTTGAAGGGCGTTGCACAGTTTCGTACGAGATCAAGTTGGGTTGTTTCTTTAAATTATCTTTTCAAGCATCATATTACAAAAAAATTGCAGGAGCCACACCCGGAAATGATGCGTCGGACGGTAATCAACAAAATGCACAATTAGTTAGTCATGCTGCTATGCTGCTTCCTGTAGATAAAAGACGCGGATTGGTAAATATGGATTCTACTGATTCTCTGAATAGATCTCAAAATACTATTAAAAGGACGGTAATACCATTGTCTAAAAAGGAGTGGTTAGATTATTTACAATCTTATAATTAA
- a CDS encoding DUF4279 domain-containing protein, with product MAKLRTILYINSFSEEPRIDIIKEMLPIEATSIRQKGDQMIVNGVDKGRPNKSSCWAFEVPEIEITDIKEGLMPLLTKLIPYKDSLNKIKYHIGFETYISLVLHIKDFKTPSMSLNRFIIESLADLGLELDFDIYYE from the coding sequence ATGGCAAAACTTAGAACAATTCTGTATATTAATTCTTTTAGTGAAGAACCTAGAATTGATATTATTAAAGAGATGTTACCTATTGAAGCTACTAGTATAAGGCAAAAAGGTGACCAAATGATAGTTAATGGTGTCGATAAAGGTAGACCTAATAAAAGTAGTTGTTGGGCTTTTGAAGTTCCGGAAATTGAAATTACAGATATTAAAGAAGGCTTAATGCCATTATTAACTAAATTAATTCCTTATAAAGATTCTTTAAATAAAATTAAATATCATATAGGCTTTGAAACATATATATCTTTAGTATTGCACATTAAAGACTTTAAGACTCCTTCAATGTCTTTGAATAGATTTATTATAGAATCTTTAGCTGACTTAGGGTTAGAATTGGATTTTGATATATATTATGAATAG
- a CDS encoding transposase, translating to MVIQKRKSYTSLNNVYFLTATIHKWRPLLDENDNKGVIVDYLKKLSEEKLISVYGFVLMPNHFHLIWSQDKMNGKETPQGSLLKYTAHTFLKQLKLENRSFLYEVISGNKKHEIWQRDSLSIEIYSRKVAKQKLAYIHSNPVSGKWQLAKDYLDYHFSSARFYEYAQDDFGFLHNLFTVFDGE from the coding sequence ATGGTTATTCAAAAACGCAAGTCTTATACATCATTAAATAATGTATATTTTCTCACAGCAACCATTCATAAATGGCGCCCTCTATTAGATGAAAATGATAATAAAGGTGTTATTGTAGATTATCTTAAAAAATTATCGGAAGAAAAATTAATTAGCGTTTATGGTTTTGTTCTAATGCCTAATCATTTTCATCTTATTTGGTCTCAAGATAAAATGAATGGTAAAGAAACGCCACAGGGAAGTTTATTGAAGTATACGGCTCATACTTTTTTAAAACAATTGAAATTAGAAAATCGATCTTTTTTGTATGAAGTAATATCAGGCAATAAAAAACATGAGATTTGGCAAAGAGATTCTTTAAGTATAGAAATCTATAGTCGTAAAGTAGCGAAACAAAAACTTGCTTATATACATTCTAATCCTGTAAGCGGTAAATGGCAACTGGCGAAAGATTATTTGGATTATCATTTTTCATCGGCAAGATTTTATGAATATGCCCAAGATGATTTTGGATTTTTACATAACTTGTTTACAGTATTTGATGGAGAATGA
- a CDS encoding glycosyl hydrolase 108 family protein produces MENDFVVSCATNQGGDVVTANDYYPFGMSMPGRSYSNGREYRYGFNGKEKDPDMDGNNYDYGFRIYNPGLGRFLSVDPLTEKYPWYTPYQFAGNSPIQAIDLDGLEEWKVKDGPANGTVYGPYKNQDEAQKAADRGDNSIKLEPVTVIIHKKPVTNNQSSAPTTPSGTNSKADFKIANAITSKNEGGWSFKKQDPGGATNRGIIFSNFKKWAQPDLGVEPTIDNLKKLTPEQASIIFQKHYWNKINGDEFNNQSVANAIYDFSVQSGNGINEVEKAYNATFGGGITVDGKLRKEEVTLLNKVDSKQLFDLVQQTRLNYMNTVVIPKNVASYKKKHPNASDAEINENTLLKWKKSLNDRITRIQYTQ; encoded by the coding sequence ATGGAGAATGATTTTGTTGTTTCGTGTGCCACGAACCAAGGCGGAGATGTAGTTACTGCAAACGATTACTATCCATTTGGAATGAGTATGCCGGGAAGGAGTTATAGTAATGGGAGGGAATATAGGTATGGATTTAATGGAAAGGAAAAAGACCCTGATATGGATGGAAATAATTATGATTATGGATTTAGGATTTATAATCCAGGGTTGGGTAGGTTTTTAAGTGTTGACCCATTGACGGAAAAATATCCTTGGTATACACCATATCAATTCGCGGGGAATAGTCCAATACAGGCAATAGATTTAGATGGATTAGAAGAATGGAAAGTTAAAGATGGTCCAGCAAATGGGACAGTTTATGGGCCTTATAAAAATCAAGATGAAGCACAAAAAGCTGCGGATAGAGGAGATAATAGTATAAAATTAGAACCTGTCACTGTTATAATTCATAAAAAACCAGTTACTAATAATCAAAGCAGTGCTCCAACAACACCCTCTGGAACTAATTCAAAAGCTGATTTTAAGATTGCAAATGCTATAACAAGTAAGAATGAAGGAGGATGGTCATTCAAAAAACAAGACCCAGGTGGGGCTACTAATCGAGGTATTATATTCAGTAATTTCAAGAAATGGGCTCAACCTGATTTAGGAGTTGAACCAACGATAGATAATTTGAAAAAGCTTACTCCAGAGCAAGCTTCAATAATATTTCAAAAGCATTATTGGAACAAAATAAACGGGGATGAATTTAATAACCAAAGTGTTGCTAATGCAATTTATGATTTTTCAGTCCAATCAGGTAATGGCATTAATGAAGTAGAGAAAGCATATAATGCAACATTTGGAGGAGGGATTACAGTAGATGGTAAACTTAGAAAAGAAGAAGTAACTTTACTTAACAAGGTGGATAGTAAACAATTGTTTGATTTGGTTCAGCAAACTAGGCTTAATTACATGAACACTGTTGTAATACCCAAAAATGTCGCCAGCTACAAGAAAAAACATCCGAATGCAAGTGACGCAGAAATTAATGAGAACACTCTTTTAAAGTGGAAAAAATCACTTAATGATAGAATCACCCGAATTCAGTATACTCAATAA
- a CDS encoding lysozyme inhibitor LprI family protein yields the protein MKKIIVIFFCLISTNCFCQTLGDLNKLDSNAQQCADTTTNFVACENLHYAQMDSILNATYRKLKIKRSAKEFEKIKESQIKWLTIRNKQFKEIENSNDCNTDPDICKALLISKKTWVVRKRLEYLISLLK from the coding sequence ATGAAAAAAATTATTGTAATATTTTTTTGCTTAATATCAACAAATTGTTTTTGTCAAACATTAGGAGATTTAAATAAGTTAGATAGTAATGCCCAACAATGTGCAGATACAACGACAAATTTCGTTGCTTGTGAAAATTTGCATTATGCCCAAATGGATAGTATTCTTAATGCTACATATCGAAAATTAAAAATCAAAAGAAGCGCCAAAGAGTTTGAAAAAATAAAAGAGAGTCAAATAAAATGGTTAACTATACGTAATAAACAATTTAAAGAAATTGAAAACAGCAATGATTGCAATACAGACCCTGATATTTGTAAAGCACTTTTAATTAGCAAAAAAACTTGGGTTGTTAGAAAAAGACTGGAGTATTTAATAAGTCTTTTAAAATAA